The proteins below are encoded in one region of Danio rerio strain Tuebingen ecotype United States chromosome 12, GRCz12tu, whole genome shotgun sequence:
- the ep300a gene encoding histone acetyltransferase p300 isoform X2, translated as MAENVLDSGPPSAKRPKLSSPALSASASDGNDFGSLFDLEHDLPDELISSSELSLANGGDLSQLHTSLGSGGGVIGGAVSGGQDAAAKHRQLSELLRHGSTPGAQQQGAMGNPGGASMGLFGNMKVSPGTQSMGPQGQQHLSMQAGLMQQQQMVDYLNRNMLGPQKGNGQQQPGGPAPQHQNALASQMMNGSPRIGHHNPGMGNSNSNLLAEALQQQQQQQQTVGSQGGLRPQQPGAISKMGINAGSGPYGGPYSQSASQGLGVAGLAPQLQNKPGLPNSPAQFNLDKKPLPIHGIPGMASQSSPVGAGGGGVAAGMVPNAQGSLGPGSAGSVVSAAVVGGVPPAADPEKRKLIQQQLVLLLHAHKCQRREQANGEVRQCNLPHCRTMKNVLNHMTHCQAGKSCQVAHCASSRQIISHWKNCTRHDCPVCLPLKNAGDKRNQQSESMIATGGVALSSSMGNVTGGSPSAPSLNTPGQIDPSSIERAYAALGLTYQGNQAPPQPVQQTQRPVNTMGANSMGVNGAVGGQSQNQQSSLLQDTMLHLNMNSQSLINDSGVGSLPMANPAASGSMRKSWHEDITQDLRNHLVHKLVQAIFPTPDPAALKDRRMENLVAYARKVEGDMYESANSRAEYYHFLAEKIYKIQKELEEKRRTRLQKQGIMPSQAGMNPSGLQQATTGIGQPGPPTGLPSNGPLSDPAVVRPTGPNQMMNRMQNTAGMNSFGNHMGMQSMGQRSTPPLNQGSMVPGRMPQPNVAQMQNQYMQTGPFQASSPVRSAGPVDLVHGGNDGAATQQGQMPLSSLPVGSPLAQPGSAGGAGSGSSVGSLGPSSMSAVPPSSTPTHSISLSHCPPVHQNSPSPAHSRTPTPTPGSQTPQPHTPSLPHLSSNGSQQQFPPSASSDSGMQPLGTPPAVSHSGLSTPNASQHPRTPLSHKGSLPVDGQAATPASVSSVEASFQQAPSDSTATLEPKEEVKAKDEEEEEAMEEERTAKEEDSKPEEKPEVKKEEPLSDGGPMETASDEDKKPEIKIEPKEEEEGSESATSQSSVSGATNKKKIFKPEELRQALMPTLESLYRQDPESLPFRQPVDPSLLGIPDYFDIVKNPMDLSTIKRKLDTGQYQEPWQYVDDIWLMFNNAWLYNRKTSRVYKYCSKLAEVFEQEIDPVMQSLGYCCGRKLEFSPQTLCCYGKQLCTIPRDAAYFSYQNSSPKYGLLADRYHFCEKCFNEIQGETVSLGDDPSQPQTATIFLNISRSINKDQFEKKKNDTLDPELFVECMDCGRKMHQICVLHNETIWPSGFVCDGCLKKSNKTRKENKYAAKRLPQTKLGNFLETRVNAYLKRQNHPESGEVTVRVVHVSEKMVEVKPGMKSRFVDSGEMSESFPYKSKALFAFEEIDGVDVCFFGMHVQEYGSDCPPPNQRRVYISYLDSVHFFQPRFLRTEVYHEILIGYLDYAKRQGFTTGHIWACPPSEGDDYIFHCHPADQKIPKPKRLQEWYKKMLDKAVAERVVHDYKDIFKQATEDRLTSAKELPYFEGDFWPNVLEESIKELEQEEEERKREENSTSNESVETTKGDSKNAKKKNNKKTSKNKSSLSRGNKKKPGMPNVSNDLSQKLYATMEKHKEVFFVIRLFAAPNSNALLPIVDPDPLMACDLMDGRDAFLTIARDKHLEFSSLRRSKWSTMCMLVELHNQSQDRFVYTCNECKHHVETRFHCTVCEDYDLCITCYNTKGHEHKMDKLGLGLDDESNSQVASTTQNPGDSRRLSIQRCIQSLVHACQCRNANCSLPSCQKMKRVVQHTKGCKRKTNGGCPICKQLIALCCYHAKHCQENKCPVPFCLNIKQKLRQQQLQHRLQQAQMVRRRMASMQRTGQQLPGGGCGLPSPGNGCNTGPSTPTPSTQPPTPQTPNQQCQPPATQPGVGNVPSQQQQQLAGMAHQYQPISGSGGMINSSQQSMLPQQQQQPTPAQHLQNANNLPPYVQRPTGSSPHSQSMGKPGMVPGGFSQQQQSNLGQPVMPQHQPPGPPPAAVEIAMKIQRVAETQRQMAQQKILQRNQAPGMMPPHGLHQGPQTQNQMGINLPGTAMVGPSQAQVAVARNQMDQQQGMVTAGMQQQQPGPRSQLPQVQLQQGQQGAPQLQVSPQQQWTGPGMPPQQRPGVMNQMGLQGMAAPQHQQQQAVGQSQPQGNSGVMGMISSQGGAAPAGAGPGNHSQAALQDLLRFLRLPSSPHQQQQVLSILRSNPLLMATFIRQRAPRYLGRGGPGAGGAGVPGGPGGGPGIMDGQQMNVNPNAAQGGMHMTQGTTMQMNPLQQQQQQQQIQQRPMMSGNLQQQQQMAVLQQQQQQGVMPSQGTNISNIPPQLREMMRRHLQQQQQQQQQQQQQQQQQQQQQQQQQQQHQQMGNHAQFQHPQPPQQQGYLGQSGIPPQQPGQPHPGGLQQQQGGAQPGTQQNYSGSVSHQQVAAALQHSLQQQQLQMQQQQSAMGGYQGADGGPGGGGPLQQQQQQMQSAPMGSQPQMFQQAIQQRLLQQQQSHLGGGSPAQHNPMSPQQSQQQMSQSPHLQGQLPNSLGNQVRSPQPSPRPQSQPPNSSPSPRLQPQPSPHHISPQTGSPHPGHLPQHHSGMAAPPPPQQQAQASQQQQQVNAMDQGPFGADQNVLLSQLSGMGALHGQGTNDMLTNNQDMGSNINHSLDLM; from the exons ATGGCCGAGAACGTTCTGGACTCTGGCCCGCCTTCAGCCAAGAGGCCTAAACTCTCATCCCCGGCTCTCTCCGCCTCAGCCAGCGATGGAAAcg ATTTTGGCTCTCTTTTTGACCTGGAGCATGACCTTCCAGACGAGCTGATCAGTTCCTCAGAACTGAGTCTTGCAAATGGAGGGGACCTCAGCCAGTTGCACACCAGTTTGGGTAGTGGGGGCGGAGTCATTGGAGGAGCTGTGTCCGGTGGTCAGGATGCAGCAGCCAAGCACAGGCAGCTCTCTGAGCTTCTCCGACATGGATCCACACCTGGAGCGCAGCAGCAGGGTGCGATGGGTAACCCAGGAGGAGCCTCAATGGGACTTTTTGGGAATATGAAGGTTTCTCCGGGTACCCAAAGCATGGGTCCACAAGGACAGCAACATCTTTCCATGCAGGCTGGCCTcatgcagcagcagcagatggtggACTATCTTAACAGGAATATGCTCGGACCACAGAAAGGAAATGGACAGCAGCAGCCAGGAGGGCCCGCACCTCAACACCAAAATGCGCTGGCGTCTCAGATGATGAATGGATCGCCCAGAATAGGACATCACAACCCGGGCATGGGTAACAGCAACAGTAACCTGTTAGCAGAGGctcttcagcagcagcagcagcagcagcagacagtAGGAAGCCAGGGTGGACTGAGGCCACAGCAGCCTGGAGCGATAAGCAAG ATGGGGATAAATGCAGGTTCAGGCCCCTATGGAGGCCCGTACAGTCAGTCTGCCAGTCAGGGTCTTGGTGTTGCAGGGCTGGCCCCTCAGCTCCAGAACAAACCAGGTCTGCCTAACAGTCCCGCGCAGTTTAATCTTGACAAGAAGCCTCTGCCCATACATGGCATACCTGGCATG GCCTCTCAGTCTTCCCCAGTGGGTGCTGGTGGAGGTGGAGTTGCGGCTGGCATGGTGCCTAACGCCCAAGGATCTCTCGGCCCTGGATCAGCAGGCTCTGTTGTGTCTGCAGCAGTGGTGGGAGGTGTTCCTCCAGCGGCAGATCCAGAAAAGCGCAAACTCATACAGCAACAGCTGGTGCTTTTGCTCCACGCTCACAAGTGCCAGCGAAGGGAACAGGCTAATGGGGAAGTACGGCAGTGTAATTTACCCCACTGCCGCACCATGAAGAACGTCCTCAACCACATGACGCACTGCCAGGCTGGCAAATCCTGCCAAG TGGCGCACTGTGCCTCATCCAGACAGATAATCTCTCACTGGAAGAACTGCACACGGCACGACTGCCCTGTGTGTCTGCCTTTGAAAAATGCAGGAGACAAGAGGAATCAGcagagtgagt CTATGATAGCCACTGGAGGTGTGGCGTTAAGTTCTTCCATGGGCAATGTAACTGGTGGTTCACCCAGTGCCCCCAGTCTCAATACCCCAGGGCAGATAGACCCCAGCTCCATCGAGAGGGCATATGCAGCCTTGGGTCTCACATACCAGGGAAACCAGGCTCCCCCTCAACCTGTACAGCAAACACAGCGGCCGGTGAACACCATGG GAGCGAATTCCATGGGAGTGAATGGGGCAGTTGGTGGCCAGTCTCAGAATCAGCAATCTAGCCTTCTCCAGGATACAATGCTGCATCTGAACATGAATTCACAAAG TCTGATAAATGACAGTGGTGTGGGGTCTCTGCCAATGGCCAACCCAGCTGCCAGCGGTAGCATGAGGAAGAGCTGGCATGAGGACATCACCCAGGATCTGCGCAACCACCTGGTACACAAGCT AGTCCAGGCTATTTTTCCCACACCAGACCCTGCTGCACTGAAAGACCGTCGGATGGAGAATCTAGTGGCCTATGCACGTAAAGTTGAGGGTGACATGTATGAGTCTGCTAACAGCAGG gcggAGTATTATCACTTTCTGGCAGAGAAGATCTATAAAATTCAGAAAGAACTGGAAGAGAAGCGAAGGACACGGTTACAGAAGCAGGGTATAATGCCCTCCCAGGCTGGCATGAACCCCTCTGGCCTGCAGCAAGCGACCACTGGGATTGGTCAGCCTGGGCCACCCACAGGACTGCCTTCTA ATGGCCCACTATCAGATCCAGCAGTAGTGCGTCCAACTGGCCCAAACCAGATGATGAACAGAATGCAGAATActgctg GCATGAATTCATTTGGGAATCATATGGGAATGCAGTCCATGGGCCAGAGATCAACACCACCTCTTAACCAG GGAAGCATGGTGCCTGGGAGGATGCCACAGCCGAATGTTGCACAGATGCAAAATCAATACATGCAAACTGGACCGTTTCAAGCTTCAAGTCCTGTTCGTAGTGCTGGTCCTGTTGACCTGGTACACGGAGGAAACGATGGTGCTGCCACTCAA CAGGGACAAATGCCGTTATCATCTTTACCAGTCGGGAGTCCTTTAGCCCAACCTGGATCTGCTGGCGGGGCAGGCAGCGGGTCATCTGTGGGCTCCTTGGGTCCCAGCAGCATGAGTGCTGTTCCTCCATCATCCACCCCCACCCACTCCATCAGCCTCAGTCACTGCCCACCTGTACACCAGAATTCACCTTCACCAGCTCATAGCCGGACGCCCACACCCACGCCAGGCTCCCAAACGCCTCAGCCCCACACACCCAGCTTACCCCATTTATCCTCAAATGGCAGTCAGCAACAGTTTCCTCCGTCCGCCAGCTCTGACAGCGGCATGCAGCCATTAGGAACTCCTCCAGCGGTGTCTCACAGTGGTCTCTCCACACCAAATGCCAGCCAGCATCCCCGCACTCCA TTGTCTCATAAAGGTTCTCTACCAGTTGATGGCCAGGCTGCTACTCCTGCCTCCGTCAGCAGTGTAGAGGCATCATTTCAGCAAGCTCCTTCAGACTCCACAGCCACCCTGGAGCCAAAGGAGGAGGTCAAGGCGAaagatgaggaggaggaagaagccATGGAGGAAGAAAGAACTGCTAAGGAGGAAGACAGTAAACCTGAGGAAAAGCCAGAG GTAAAGAAAGAGGAGCCATTGAGTGATGGTGGGCCGATGGAGACTGCATCTGATGAGGACAAAAAACCTGAGATAAAGATTGAGCCTAAAGAAGAGGAAGAGGGTTCAGAGTCCGCAACTAGCCAGAGTTCTGTTTCTGGAGCCACTAACAAAAAGAAAA TTTTTAAACCAGAGGAACTGAGGCAGGCCCTGATGCCTACACTGGAGTCTCTTTATCGCCAGGACCCCGAGTCTCTGCCCTTCCGCCAGCCTGTAGACCCTTCACTGTTGGGAATACCA GACTATTTTGACATTGTGAAAAATCCAATGGACTTGTCTACTATCAAACGAAAGCTTGACACAGGCCAGTACCAGGAGCCATGGCAGTATGTAGATGACATCTGGCTTATGTTCAACAACGCCTGGCTGTACAATCGTAAGACATCACGGGTCTACAAGTACTGCTCCAAACTGGCGGAGGTCTTTGAGCAAGAAATTGACCCAGTCATGCAGAGCCTTGGCTACTGTTGTGGGAGAAAG CTTGAATTTTCTCCCCAAACTCTGTGCTGCTATGGGAAACAGTTATGCACTATACCACGAGATGCTGCTTACTTTAGTTATCAGAACAG ttcaccaaaatatgGGCTTCTTGCTGACAGGTACCACTTCTGCGAGAAGTGTTTCAATGAGATCCAGGGTGAAACCGTGTCCTTGGGAGACGATCCATCCCAACCTCAAAC AGCTACAATTTTCCTGAATATTTCTAGATCAATCAACAAAGATCAGTTTGAAAAGAAGAAAAATGACACACTTGACCCTGAGCT atTTGTGGAATGTATGGATTGTGGCCGTAAGATGCATCAGATTTGCGTTTTGCACAATGAAACTATATGGCCATCAGG cTTTGTGTGTGATGGTTGTCTGAAGAAGTCCAACAAAACCCGCAAAGAGAATAAATATGCTGCTAAAA GGCTTCCACAGACCAAATTAGGCAATTTTTTGGAAACGCGGGTAAATGCCTATCTGAAGCGACAAAATCATCCAGAATCTGGTGAAGTCACTGTTCGTGTTGTTCATGTCTCAGAAAAAATGGTGGAAGTCAAACCAGGCATGAAGTCTAG GTTTGTGGATAGTGGAGAAATGTCAGAGTCTTTCCCATACAAATCGAAAGCTTTATTTGCGTTTGAGGAGATTGATGGTGTTGATGTTTGCTTCTTTGGGATGCATGTGCAAGAGTATGGCTCAGACTGTCCACCACCTAATCAAAG ACGGGTTTACATATCCTATTTGGACAGTGTCCACTTCTTTCAGCCACGCTTTTTAAGAACAGAGGTGTACCATGAAATCCTTATAGGATATCTTGATTATGCCAAAAGACAAGG GTTTACCACAGGACACATCTGGGCCTGCCCTCCTAGCGAAGGAGATGATTACATCTTCCATTGTCATCCTGCAGACCAGAAGATACCCAAGCCCAAGCGACTGCAAGAGTGGTATAAGAAGATGCTGGACAAAGCTGTCGCAGAGCGTGTTGTGCATGATTACAAG gacaTCTTCAAACAGGCAACAGAAGATCGTCTCACTAGTGCCAAAGAACTGCCCTATTTTGAGGGTGATTTCTGGCCTAATGTTCTTGAAGAAAGCATTAAAGAATTGGAGCAAGAAGAAGAGGAAAGAAAGAGGGAAGAAAACAGCACATCCAATGAGAGTGTTGAG ACAACAAAAGGTGACAGCAAAAATGCCAAGAAAAAGAACAACAAGAAGACGAGCAAGAACAAGAGCAGTTTAAGCCGAGGAAACAAAAAGAAGCCTGGAATGCCAAATGTGTCTAATGACCTTTCACAGAAGCTCTATGCCACGATGGAAAAGCACAAAGAG GTGTTCTTTGTTATCCGGCTGTTTGCAGCACCCAATTCTAATGCTCTTCTGCCCATTGTTGACCCGGATCCCTTGATGGCCTGTGATTTGATGGATGGTCGCGATGCCTTCCTAACAATTGCACGAGACAAGCACTTGGAGTTTTCCTCATTGCGACGTTCCAAATGGAGCACTATGTGCATGCTGGTAGAACTGCACAACCAAAGCCAGGACCGCTTTGTCTATACCTGTAATGAGTGCAAACACCATGTTGAAACTCGCTTCCATTGCACTGTGTGCGAG GACTATGATCTCTGCATCACTTGCTACAATACAAAAGGTCATGAGCACAAGATGGACAAACTGGGCTTGGGGTTGGACGACGAAAGCAACAGTCAGGTTGCTTCCACAACACAGAATCCAGGAGACTCCCGGCGTCTCAGCATTCAGCGGTGCATCCAGTCTCTGGTGCATGCCTGCCAGTGTCGCAATGCCAACTGCTCACTTCCATCTTGCCAAAAAATGAAACGTGTAGTTCAGCATACCAAAGGCTGCAAACGCAAGACCAATGGTGGTTGTCCTATCTGCAAGCAGCTCATTGCGCTTTGTTGTTACCATGCAAAACACTGCCAAGAGAACAAATGTCCTGTGCCGTTCTGCCTCAACATCAAGCAGAAACTGCGGCAACAGCAACTCCAGCACAGGCTACAGCAGGCCCAGATGGTGCGTAGAAGAATGGCCAGTATGCAAAGGACAGGCCAACAGCTTCCAGGAGGTGGTTGTGGTCTGCCATCTCCTGGGAACGGCTGTAATACTGGTCCGAGCACTCCAACACCGAGCACTCAGCCACCTACCCCTCAGACGCCCAATCAGCAATGTCAGCCTCCAGCTACTCAACCTGGTGTTGGCAATGTTCCATCACAGCAGCAACAGCAGTTGGCAGGGATGGCCCATCAGTACCAGCCAATATCTGGAAGTGGTGGGATGATTAACTCCTCACAGCAGTCAATGTTAccacagcagcagcaacagccaACACCAGCTCAGCATCTCCAGAATGCCAACAACCTTCCTCCATATGTGCAAAGACCTACAGGCTCATCTCCACATTCTCAGTCAATGGGAAAGCCAGGCATGGTTCCAGGTGGCTTCTCTCAACAGCAACAATCAAACCTAGGGCAGCCTGTGATGCCACAACATCAGCCACCTGGCCCCCCACCTGCAGCTGTAGAAATTGCCATGAAAATTCAGCGAGTCGCTGAGACACAACGACAGATGGCTCAGCAAAAGATCCTGCAAAGAAACCAGGCTCCTGGCATGATGCCTCCCCATGGCTTACATCAGGGTCCGCAAACTCAAAACCAGATGGGCATAAACCTTCCTGGCACTGCAATGGTTGGGCCTTCCCAGGCACAAGTAGCAGTGGCTCGAAATCAAATGGATCAACAGCAGGGAATGGTCACAGCAGGCATGCAACAGCAGCAGCCAGGACCTCGGTCTCAGCTTCCCCAAGTCCAGTTGCAGCAGGGCCAGCAAGGAGCACCTCAACTTCAGGTGTCACCACAACAGCAGTGGACTGGTCCTGGCATGCCTCCTCAACAGAGACCAGGGGTAATGAACCAAATGGGTCTGCAAGGGATGGCTGCACCACAACATCAGCAGCAGCAAGCTGTTGGTCAATCGCAGCCGCAAGGAAACTCTGGTGTAATGGGTATGATAAGTAGCCAAGGAGGGGCTGCACCTGCAGGCGCTGGTCCTGGAAATCACTCTCAGGCTGCCTTACAAGACCTTTTAAGGTTCTTAAGATTACCCAGCTCTCCCCATCAACAGCAGCAAGTCCTGAGTATACTACGTTCAAACCCTCTACTCATGGCAACCTTTATAAGGCAACGGGCTCCTAGGTACCTTGGTCGAGGTGGTCCTGGAGCAGGAGGTGCAGGTGTTCCAGGTGGACCTGGTGGAGGTCCAGGCATCATGGATGGCCAGCAAATGAATGTAAATCCCAATGCAGCTCAGGGTGGTATGCACATGACACAAGGAACGACCATGCAAATGAATCcacttcaacaacaacaacagcagcagcaaatTCAACAGCGTCCTATGATGAGTGGAAATTTGCAGCAGCAACAGCAAATGGCAGTattacagcagcagcagcaacaaggTGTTATGCCCAGTCAAGGCACGAACATCTCTAATATCCCTCCCCAGTTAAGGGAAATGATGAGACGGCatttgcagcagcagcagcagcaacaacaacaacaacaacaacaacaacaacaacaacaacaacaacagcagcaacagcagcagcagcatcaacAGATGGGTAACCATGCTCAGTTCCAGCATCCTCAACCACCCCAGCAGCAGGGTTATCTAGGCCAGTCTGGAATTCCTCCTCAGCAGCCAGGCCAACCTCACCCAGGTGGTCTCCAGCAACAACAGGGAGGGGCCCAGCCTGGAACCCAGCAAAACTACTCTGGGTCTGTGTCCCATCAGCAGGTTGCAGCAGCTCTGCAACATAGCTTACAGCAACAGCAACTTCAAATGCAACAGCAGCAGAGTGCTATGGGAGGATATCAAGGTGCTGATGGAGGACCTGGAGGTGGTGGTCccctccagcagcagcagcagcagatgcaGTCAGCTCCTATGGGCTCACAGCCGCAAATGTTTCAGCAAGCTATACAGCAACGGCTCCTCCAGCAGCAACAGTCACACCTCGGAGGAGGATCTCCTGCTCAACACAATCCTATGAGTCCACAGCAGTCCCAGCAACAGATGTCCCAGTCTCCCCATTTACAGGGCCAGTTGCCCAATTCTCTCGGCAACCAAGTTCGCTCTCCCCAACCATCACCTCGTCCCCAGTCCCAGCCACCAAACTCTAGTCCATCTCCTCGCTTGCAGCCCCAGCCGTCACCCCATCACATCTCACCCCAGACTGGGTCGCCCCACCCAGGTCACCTTCCTCAACACCACAGTGGCATGGCTGCTCCTCCACCGCCACAGCAACAAGCACAGGCATCCCAGCAGCAGCAACAGGTTAACGCCATGGACCAGGGCCCATTTGGAGCAGACCAGAATGTTTTGCTTTCACAGTTAAGCGGGATGGGAGCCTTACATGGGCAGGGAACAAATGACATGCTGACGAATAACCAGGATATGGGCTCGAACATTAATCACTCGTTGGATTTGATGTAA